A window of Oryctolagus cuniculus chromosome 2, mOryCun1.1, whole genome shotgun sequence genomic DNA:
TCGGGGGGGGGGCGCACCTCTGCCCAAGCCGGATCGCTCATATCCAGAAAGCAAACAGCCGCCACCTAGGAAGACGCCGCCGGGGCTACTGAGTCTGCGCGCGCCCTCCTATGCAGCTGCATCTGAGTTCATCAAACATGGCAAGGAGCAAAAATGGCTGTGACTCGAATCCCAGCTGCCGAGCAGAGCGTCTGAGACCCGTGGCGTACCCCCACGCCGCGCAGGTCACACCCTAGGACTGCACCTTAGCCGGAACACGTAATTTGCTTGGTGCACCACGCGCCCAGCAGTGGCCTTTGCTGCAGCAatagccccccacccccacccccgtgcacCTGACTGCGCCCCGTGAATGCAAACCCGGAGCAGCGGTTCTGACTCACATCACCTACCTTCATGCTTTTCCCCGGCAAGAAATCCAACGTGTGAGCTACAAGCAGCATGCTGTTCAGTACGCAGGGGGCCTGGCCTGAGCCACTCGCCCCTCCGCACAGGCAGGGGAGAGGCGAGGAGCTgcgtctctctcagtctcctctcccagctccaggctggggcgggggtggggttaGTCTAGGTCTCCTCTGCCATTCTAAGTGCCACTCCCCAGCCATTCTAAGTGCTGATTCCAGAATTCTCTTTTCCCCTCCGAGTGATTTGACAAGAAGGGAGAGAATGCATGCTTTCTGCAGGAGAGGGGGCCCTCCTCtgaacaccccccaccccccccacccccacctccacccctgcaACAAGGCACCAGCCATTTAAATTCTGGGCAGAGTAGCGCTGACACCTAGGGGTGGATGTCAAAAGGGCAGGACCAGGAGGAGCCCAGCCCAAGCTCCCCCtggagcaggggagagaggacccTCCCTCCTGGAGGCTCCCAGGGACTTGCTGCTCTCCCCTCATCCAGCCCCTAAGTCCACCTCCCTCCACGTGGATGCCCTGTGTGGAAGGGCAGAAGGGCGGAAGCGTTAACAACCACCCAGTTCTGCACCCCACCATGTCCTCTCTCGGCCACTGGGAGAGGACGGAGGCAGGGTCCCAAGACTCCCAAGCAGATGCAGCCCAGGATCTGGGAACACAGACCgggaaggaggggctggggagtccccaccccggggtggggggcggccggGAACATTCTCTCACCAAACTCGCTGGCGCACAGATGTTCGATGATGGCCTCAGATTTCAACTCGTTGTCACACGGAGGACACACCGTGGTGCCTGGAGAGAGAAGCGGGCACAGAGAGCATTAGACGCGGGGGAGGGGACCTCTGGGGGGGGGGAGCCCCTCTGCTGGGCTCCTGAGGACGGCCCCCAGAGACCCGGCTGTGAAGGCACCCACAAACCCAGCATCCGTCTCTGTAAGTGGTGGCTGGCCAGGGTGCCACGGGTCCCTGGGGACACGGCAGGCTGGTTACCCTCCAAAAAGATCCGCATTCTGgctgttcctttcctgctgcttctcctccctccttgAAATGACGCCACCGTGTATCCCAGAGACCTGCCCCTTCCAACTTGCAAACTCCCAAGAAGACAGATCAAGCTGAGCAGCCCTCAGTCGCCCCCAGCACCCCCCCGCTCCCCCATGCAGGGGCTACAGCAGGGTCTCTGGCGGGGCAGCTGCAAAGGGGCGGGAAAGTGCCAGCCAAATGGGAGGACGAGCAGGATGGAGACAGCTCCGCGAAGGCTCTTTCATGAGCAACTGTGAAGCACTTTGAAGAGGagcggcggggcggggagggggctggggcggcAAGCCCCTGGAAGGCTTCTCCAGGCCACGGGGTGCTGTCCAGGCCTCCAGGAGGCGGCTGTGGGGTAGAACCCGCCCAAGGCGGAGGTAGCTCGTCACCATCCTCACCCTGCATCAGGCTGAGAGGTGAGAGAACAACCAGGCGGAACCCAAGGGCTCCACACCCACCTTCGCTGGACTGCAGCTGAAGCCCCCGAAGACCAGCCTGGAGCCGGAGGGTGCAGttgagaagggggtgggggggcggtcgGTACACTGAGCGCCCCCTGCTCTCagtcctcacccctcacccctaccCAGCCTCTTGCGGCAGCATCTCCCACCCCGCCGGGTGACGGGGAACTGAGCAAAGCCTTCCACGGTGGAAGAGCAGGAGGGCGCtggccctcccccctccccatcttcTCCCCAGCTCCACGCAGGGTGCCGAGTGGCCCACAGACACCCCCGTCCCGTCTGCATTGGAATGTCAGGAAGTTCAGGGAACACAGAACTGAAAGGTGCTTGTGTGTGGTGCACACGTTCCTGAGATCTGCGCATGCACAGGCTCTGGTGTCGAAAGCATCTATCACggggaataaaataaaaattgtgaatgGACTGCAAAAGTTCTGGCACCAAAATGAGCATATCTCCTCAGCCGATTTTCCATGAATCTTACTGACACGCTCCAGTATCTGCAGCCAGCACCAAACACTGTCCATATTGACAGCAGTGAGAACCACACGCCAGGGGCCAGGTAGCCacccgtgacaccagcatcccacatcacagcagtcccagctgccccacttgccatccagctccctgctaatgcgcctgggaaagcagcagaggatggcctaagtgcttgggcccctgcacccacgtgggaggagacccagaggaagctcttggatcctggcttcggatcagcgcagctccagctgttgcagccatttagagagtaaaccagtggatggaagactttctctctctctctttctgcctctctgtaactctgcctttcaaagaaatacatcaatctttaaaacacacacacagtgtggaaGTCACCCCCTTACAAGGACCTAAGACTATAATCCTGGTACAACAAGTAGCAAGGTCCAGGCAGCCAAGAACCCAGAGGCCAGGGCTCCTCCAGTCGGCTCTGCGCAGGCTCCTTTAGGAGCTGAGATGAATCCAGGGCAGCCCGCTCTGCACTCACTTCAGTTCCATCTGGGCCTCAGCGCCTCTGCAGGCGGagtggccccagcccctgcaggtccACAACAGGGCTCCCTCCATCCCAGCTCCGCTCCAGGCTGCCAGCAGAGCTGCTTGCTCGCTGCAGAGAGGTGAGAAGGAGTGCATAATGCGATAGTCATCCCTGCCTccgcctgctcctcctcctcctcctcctcctcctcctcctcctcctcctcctccgtggGTCAGCAGGGCCCCTCAGCTACCCAGCAGGACAAATCCCCCTAGTCATCCAACCGAAAGGTAGAACAAAATCACTACTTTAGGGTTGAAAGCGAGTGAGCGAAAAACcaaaaggttttgttttgttactgttgAACGGAAGCTTGCACGCTGGCTGCAAGCAGGATtaagtgaacttttaaaaatccacacacacaccagtgctcgctctcacgcgctctctctcgctctcacacaCTCAGAAGCCCATGTGGCTTAGACACCCCCTTAGGGTGTGGGAGGGAAGGTTCATTTCTCATGATGAGGTTTATGCTTAATAGCACACGGCTTAGCCAATACCCCAGCACCAACCGTGTGCGAGCAGGAACCCGAAAGACATCAAGTGAAGTACGCAAAGCTGGGCCATTGCTCCGGAAATAAAGTTTTCACTGCAAGAATGACCGAGTAGAAGACTGGGGGTGCGATTATTCTCACCCCAAAGTGCCCGCACCTATCCTGGAGCCACCACCCGCTGGGTTTCCATGATCAGAGTGTCACCTGCCCctgcacgcgtgcacacacacacacacagtgctcagCTGCCCCGGACAAAGTTACATGGGGCTCCCGACCCCAAGGGGGCTCCTCCACGGGGAGACCCAGCCCCAAGTCCCACGCATAGCTTCTTCGGCTTTGCTCAGCAAAGAACCAAGAGGGACAAGAGGGACGAGGGAGAGGCACAAGCTGCATCCAGGAGATGGCAATGGTggagccccaccaccaccaactccATCCTGTGGGAGTGCTGGGCTGGGAGTGATGCCCCCTGGTGAGCCGTgtctccccccccgccccccccccccccgctttccCTCAGACTGGCCACTTCCCCTGCAAGCTGTCCCCACTGAGATCGCTGAGTCTGGTCCACCCCCAACCTGGCAGGAGGAGCAGCGGCCACTCAACCTccccgggcagggccaggctagtTCCCAGCGCTAGAGGAAGCGAAAGCTCAGCTCCACAACTCGGTGCACTGCTGTGGTCGGTTACACCTCACAACAGCACACAAAGTGCTCTCAGGTAGAGATGCTGGGACCCCgggaccccaccaccaccatccagcagcctctgcctctcccacccacctTGGAGCCAACAGCCTTCCAAGCTCAGGGCGTCCCTTGCCCTACACCTAATTTCGGGGCGCCTGTGCACCCCCTCTTCTTGGCACCAGCAGCCGAGGGGAAAGACGCTCACCCTTGAGCATGCAAGCCCCACCCAGTCACCCAtccccagcctggggtggggaagtctggcctggcccagcccagcctctgagcCTACACACTGCTCCCCACGAAGCTGCTCCCCAAGAACTGCAGGGCTGGCTGAATTCACGCTGGGTTTTAGTTTTGGTTTTGCTCTTCTGCCTCCCCAAGATTTCTGTTCTTCTTGTTCTCGCGAAAAAAGTGACTTTTTTAaacaggagaggctggggagccGGGAGCTTGGCAGCCTGCAAAGTTTTACTCCAGCGGCtaatgacatttttatatttctaatgacCTGCGGGTTTGCGCACATGAGCGAGACGTGCGGCCGTGCGGGAGGACCCGAGAAGCGAGTTTCCGACCCGCTTACATCCCGCCGGCGATCCAGGGCTGCGACCCGCCAGCTCTCCGCCCTGCGCTCTGCCGGGTCCGCGGCGGGCCCGGGGGGCCGCGCCGCTAGCTGAACGGCCGGCTAGGGGAGCAGGGTCCCGTCAGCGGGAAAAAGACAGGAGTCACGAACAAAACTCGCCTCCGAATCTACTCGACCGAGCTCGGGCCGGCGGcttcccacccccttccctgccccgCACCGCACCACCTTCGTTGTGGGCTAGGGGTTGGGGGTGCCCGAGACGCGAGGAGAGGAGCTCTCCGCTTCGATCGCCAGCGCGGGGCTTTGTTCCAGGTGCGCAAAAACGCGACCCTGGGTCCCGCCGAGAGCCAAGGCGCGCAAGCCCCGCGGGGCGCTTGGCAAGCGCGCGCGCGCtccgcccggcccagcccggcccggtCCAGGGGCCGCCGCTGgagcccagtccagcccagcccggTCCAGCCCGGCCGCGCTGGCCTCACCTTGCGGCTTGGCGGCCTCGGTGGCGTTGGGCGGCGTCATGGCGATGCAGACGTCCCCCTCCGGGAACTTGTCGCACCTCAGCATCTCGGGCCAGTGGAAGCCGAAGAACTGCATGACCGGCTCGCACGCGTCGCGCACGGCCTCGCAGAGCCAGCGGCACGGGTGCACGGGCCGGTCGAGGCACACGGGCGCGAAGAGGGCGCACAGGAAGACCTGCGTGCCTATGTGGCAGTTCTTGTTGAGCAGCGGCACCCAGCTGCTGGCCTGCTGCTTCACCTCGGCCATCGTCTCGTGCTCCAGCAGGTTGGGCAACACCATCTTCTTGTAGCCCACGGTGTGGCACAGCCGCAGGTCCGCCGGGATGTCCACGCACTGCGGCGGCTTGCTGTAGAAGCGCCCGCTCGGGTACGGGCCGACATCCGACTGGAAGCTCACGTAGTCATACTCGCTGGCCGAGCCCGCGGCCAGCAGCAGCCCGGCGGccagcgccagcagcagcgcgcccGGGGCGGCCCCGCCGCCCATGCCGCCTCCCGCCACGTCGGGGCGGCCGCGCCCGCAAACTTGCAAGCGGCCCCGGGGGACAAAAGGCGCCGTGCCCACCCTGCCCGGCGGCGCAGCGGCCGCGCGCGCAGCTGCCCGGCCCCGGCGTGCGGCGTGgggttggcgggggggggggggggggttggggaggTGGGCGGCCCCGGTGCTGGGCCTGCCGCGGCCGGGAGCTGGCGCGGGAGTCGGCGGCGCCGGGGACGCGAGGCCGCTGCGGGCTCCGAGGCGCGcgcgcggcgggcggcgggcggcgggcggcgggcgcggcACCGACTCCCGCGGCTGCAGGGCCCCGAGTGCGCCGCGCTCCTGCGGCCGGGCCCGCGGAGCCTCGCGCGCAGCCAATCAGCTCCCGGCTGCCGCGGGCCGCGCGCCTCGCCCAGCCGCTCGGCGGCGGGAGGGGCCAATGGCTGCCC
This region includes:
- the SFRP1 gene encoding secreted frizzled-related protein 1 codes for the protein MGGGAAPGALLLALAAGLLLAAGSASEYDYVSFQSDVGPYPSGRFYSKPPQCVDIPADLRLCHTVGYKKMVLPNLLEHETMAEVKQQASSWVPLLNKNCHIGTQVFLCALFAPVCLDRPVHPCRWLCEAVRDACEPVMQFFGFHWPEMLRCDKFPEGDVCIAMTPPNATEAAKPQGTTVCPPCDNELKSEAIIEHLCASEFALRMKIKEVKKENGDKKIVPKKKKPLKLGPIKKKELKKLVLYLKNGADCPCHQLDNLSHHFLIMGRKVKSQYLLTAIHKWDKRNKEFKNFMKRMKNHECPTFQSVFK